A portion of the Nitrospirota bacterium genome contains these proteins:
- a CDS encoding crotonase/enoyl-CoA hydratase family protein: MAKENASYERRGAAAILRITRPERRNAVDSATAKALLSHFREFERDESARVLIVTGDDKAFCAGWDLKAADSATDPDEGPMGFTRVFSTKPTIAAINGYCVAGGLEIALWCDLRIAATDSAFGCFERRWGVPLLDGGTQRLARVIGLSRALELILLGRAVDAEEALRFGLANAVVPPAQVLEKAVEWAELIASFPQETLLADREAAIKGFGLPLDQGLALERRLGLQTVAVALKGAARFSGGAGRHGAGVPGGQRPDPPAVSKDGRRK, from the coding sequence GTGGCAAAGGAGAACGCTTCCTATGAACGGCGCGGCGCGGCGGCGATCCTTCGTATTACCCGCCCGGAGCGGCGGAACGCGGTGGACAGCGCGACGGCGAAGGCCCTGTTGAGTCATTTCCGCGAATTTGAACGCGACGAATCCGCGCGCGTCCTGATCGTGACCGGAGACGACAAGGCGTTCTGCGCCGGATGGGACCTCAAGGCGGCGGATTCCGCAACCGATCCCGATGAAGGCCCGATGGGTTTCACACGGGTTTTCTCGACGAAACCGACGATCGCCGCGATCAACGGCTACTGCGTGGCGGGCGGGCTGGAAATCGCGCTCTGGTGCGATCTCCGCATCGCGGCAACCGATTCCGCCTTCGGCTGTTTCGAACGCCGTTGGGGCGTCCCGCTTTTGGATGGGGGCACTCAGCGGCTTGCTCGCGTGATCGGACTCAGCCGAGCACTGGAACTCATCCTTCTCGGGCGGGCCGTGGATGCGGAAGAAGCCCTTCGATTCGGACTGGCCAACGCGGTTGTTCCGCCGGCCCAGGTTTTGGAAAAGGCCGTCGAGTGGGCGGAACTCATCGCGTCGTTCCCGCAGGAAACGCTCCTCGCCGACCGCGAGGCCGCGATCAAAGGATTCGGGTTGCCGCTCGATCAGGGGCTCGCCCTTGAGCGCCGATTGGGGCTTCAAACCGTGGCGGTCGCCCTCAAGGGCGCGGCGCGATTCAGCGGTGGCGCGGGCCGGCATGGAGCAGGCGTGCCAGGAGGGCAGCGTCCCGACCCTCCAGCGGTGTCCAAGGATGGGCGCCGCAAGTAG
- a CDS encoding HAD family hydrolase, with protein sequence MNRAVFLDRDGTVCEEVGYANHLSRIRLLRPSAGAIRRLNKAGFKIIIVTNQGGVAKAYFPESFLAQAHGYLRAELRKRGAKIDDVYYCPHHTDGEVKKYTRKCECRKPRTGMLLAASRKHGIDLRSSFMVGDKGVDVELGKNVGAKAILVRTGYGAGEVAFRKKYWKARPDYIADDLADAARWILRKGRMIVPLAVPGAKRRGPRNGSSRNRR encoded by the coding sequence ATGAACAGAGCCGTATTTCTGGATCGCGACGGAACCGTTTGCGAAGAGGTGGGTTACGCCAATCACCTTTCCCGGATTCGACTCCTTCGCCCGTCCGCCGGCGCCATCCGCCGGCTGAACAAGGCCGGCTTCAAAATTATCATCGTTACCAACCAGGGCGGCGTGGCCAAAGCCTACTTTCCCGAGAGCTTTCTCGCCCAGGCGCACGGCTACTTGCGGGCAGAGCTTCGCAAGCGCGGGGCAAAGATCGATGACGTGTACTACTGCCCCCATCACACGGACGGCGAGGTGAAAAAGTACACGCGCAAATGTGAATGCCGGAAGCCCAGGACCGGCATGCTTCTGGCGGCCTCTCGGAAACACGGGATCGATCTCCGGAGCAGTTTCATGGTGGGCGACAAAGGCGTGGACGTGGAACTGGGCAAGAACGTTGGGGCGAAGGCGATCCTCGTGAGGACCGGTTACGGAGCCGGCGAGGTGGCGTTCAGAAAGAAATATTGGAAGGCCCGTCCGGACTACATCGCCGATGACCTCGCCGACGCCGCGCGCTGGATCCTGCGGAAAGGCCGCATGATCGTTCCACTCGCCGTCCCCGGAGCGAAGAGAAGGGGGCCGCGGAACGGCTCGTCCCGGAACCGGCGCTGA
- a CDS encoding response regulator produces MAEAVAHRPKLRFKPTDETRLSSVSDPANVSSHMAKKPYTVVVAEDDPVSAKILLNELQKAGFKVQVFPNGGEAIQAIKQSPPDVAILDLMMPKLHGFEVCRMIKTDAALKSVKVMILTARAYKPDQDKAMELGADGFVLKPFAPNEIIEKIRKLAGG; encoded by the coding sequence ATGGCTGAAGCGGTTGCGCACCGACCCAAACTTCGGTTCAAGCCGACGGACGAAACCCGCTTGAGTTCCGTCTCGGACCCGGCTAATGTGAGCAGCCACATGGCCAAGAAGCCATACACGGTAGTCGTAGCGGAGGACGATCCCGTTTCGGCCAAGATCCTCCTGAACGAGCTCCAGAAGGCTGGTTTCAAGGTCCAAGTATTCCCAAACGGGGGCGAGGCGATCCAGGCCATCAAGCAGAGCCCGCCCGACGTGGCCATTCTCGACCTGATGATGCCGAAGCTTCACGGATTCGAGGTCTGCCGCATGATCAAGACCGACGCGGCGCTGAAATCGGTGAAAGTGATGATCCTGACGGCGCGTGCCTACAAGCCGGACCAGGACAAGGCCATGGAGCTGGGCGCCGATGGATTCGTGCTCAAGCCCTTCGCGCCAAACGAAATTATTGAAAAAATCCGCAAGCTGGCGGGCGGATGA
- a CDS encoding MBL fold metallo-hydrolase has product MSAGHHTPAESTPGFFRVKFWGTRGSIATPDPACLGYGGNTACTEVRVDGEVIVIDVGTGGRLLGSALAKEYVGREFTVHLLITHTHWDHIQGFPFFLPAYLPTVKLKIYGPAGTDKPIEKLFRDQMDTSYFPVPLTDLSSSIEFKNLRGGDEFDIGPMRVKAFYLNHPCMALGYRIEAGKKSMAYITDHEPYRHLLFRQNPLATRLANREQIERLDHGLVEFVQGVDLYVCEGQYTKEEYPQKIGWGHTCLDDLVQYGIDAKVKKMLLIHHDPMHDDGFVDKMVAHAQQLIKKSGQPIEFAGAREGFEINLIG; this is encoded by the coding sequence ATGAGCGCGGGTCACCACACTCCGGCTGAATCGACCCCGGGTTTTTTCCGCGTCAAGTTCTGGGGAACACGCGGATCGATCGCCACACCCGATCCGGCCTGTCTCGGATACGGCGGCAACACGGCCTGCACCGAAGTTCGCGTGGATGGCGAGGTGATCGTGATCGACGTGGGCACGGGAGGTCGATTGCTTGGCTCCGCGTTGGCGAAAGAGTACGTGGGCAGGGAGTTCACCGTCCACCTTCTCATCACGCACACGCATTGGGACCATATTCAGGGCTTCCCCTTCTTCCTGCCGGCGTATCTGCCCACGGTAAAGCTGAAGATCTACGGCCCGGCGGGAACCGACAAGCCCATCGAGAAACTGTTCCGGGACCAGATGGACACTTCCTATTTCCCGGTGCCGCTGACCGACTTGTCATCATCCATTGAATTCAAGAACCTCCGCGGGGGGGACGAATTCGATATCGGGCCGATGCGGGTGAAGGCCTTCTACCTGAACCACCCCTGCATGGCGCTCGGCTACCGGATCGAGGCGGGCAAGAAATCGATGGCCTACATCACGGATCACGAGCCCTACCGCCATCTCCTGTTCCGCCAAAATCCGCTGGCGACACGGCTTGCGAATCGCGAGCAGATCGAGCGGCTCGATCACGGCTTGGTGGAGTTCGTTCAGGGCGTCGATCTCTACGTGTGCGAAGGCCAGTACACCAAAGAAGAGTATCCGCAGAAAATCGGATGGGGCCACACCTGCCTGGACGATTTGGTTCAGTACGGCATCGACGCGAAGGTGAAGAAGATGCTCCTCATCCACCATGATCCGATGCACGACGACGGATTTGTGGACAAAATGGTGGCCCACGCCCAGCAGCTCATCAAGAAATCCGGCCAGCCCATCGAATTCGCAGGCGCCCGCGAAGGCTTCGAAATCAACCTGATCGGCTGA
- a CDS encoding RNA methyltransferase, which yields MSKAGALLKQVRFVLVRPQTPGNIGSTARVLTNFGFTHLSLVEPAAALDHEAVKFAVHGKSLLMKARRCASLEDAVGGDHVVMGMTRRLGHRRRHHYLTPEQACAMVRDVVASSRVSILFGPEDDGLSNDDLRFCHWLVTIPSPSTHNSMNLSHAVAVMAYELAHQISEGRVYSRATASEMESFFQHLLTVLHQIRFLKAHDRHRMMMKFRHIFHRAGLDQKEVKTLHGVLSQIQYTLGVRKGIDLKSSAEADT from the coding sequence ATGTCGAAAGCCGGGGCGCTCCTCAAACAGGTCCGGTTCGTGCTCGTCCGGCCTCAAACGCCGGGGAATATCGGTTCGACGGCGCGAGTCCTGACGAACTTCGGCTTCACCCATCTCTCCCTCGTCGAACCGGCCGCGGCGCTCGATCATGAAGCGGTGAAGTTCGCCGTCCACGGAAAATCTCTTCTGATGAAGGCGCGCCGCTGTGCGTCGCTGGAAGACGCGGTGGGCGGTGATCACGTGGTGATGGGCATGACCCGCAGGCTCGGCCATCGGCGGAGACATCACTACCTCACTCCGGAGCAGGCCTGCGCGATGGTGCGGGACGTCGTCGCCTCTTCCCGCGTTTCGATCCTCTTCGGGCCGGAGGATGACGGACTGTCCAACGACGATCTCCGGTTCTGCCATTGGCTGGTCACGATCCCGTCTCCCTCGACGCACAATTCGATGAATCTCTCGCATGCCGTGGCGGTGATGGCCTACGAACTGGCGCACCAGATCTCCGAAGGACGCGTCTATTCCCGCGCCACCGCCTCGGAAATGGAATCATTCTTTCAACACCTGCTTACCGTCCTCCACCAGATCCGCTTTCTGAAAGCCCACGATCGTCACCGGATGATGATGAAGTTCCGGCATATCTTTCACCGCGCCGGACTGGACCAGAAGGAAGTGAAGACGCTCCACGGCGTGCTGAGTCAGATTCAGTACACGCTCGGCGTGCGCAAGGGGATCGACTTGAAGAGTTCGGCAGAAGCTGATACCTGA
- a CDS encoding UDP-glucose/GDP-mannose dehydrogenase family protein has protein sequence MDICVIGTGYVGLVTGTCLAETGNRVVCMDIDEKRIRSLEHGQIPIFEPGLKELVTRNVKEGRLRFTTDLRKSLDGALLCFIAVGTPPLKSGKSDLSAMFRLARDIGKYLTQYTIVIVKSTVPVGTTMKVKQIIQKSARSDFAVAMNPEFLKEGSAVDDFMRPDRVVVGVERDDVAGILKRLYAPLVRTEHPIIVMDIASAELTKYAANAYLATRISYINEVANICERVGADIEMVRKGMGGDARIGYQFLFPGVGYGGSCFPKDVDSLAHFAKAAGYRPDLVGAVNSVNRRQRQILFQKVVRHFKGSVAGKTFAVWGLSFKPKTDDVREAPSIDIIRLLLQARAKVRVYDPVAMPNTQKIFGHRLQYTKKPLEAARGAHALLILTEWQEFRSPDFAQLRETMKSWAIFDGRNLFDPAVIRNEKFFYYAFGRPPVTGSRASS, from the coding sequence GTGGATATTTGCGTTATTGGAACCGGATACGTCGGTCTCGTCACGGGCACATGCCTGGCCGAGACGGGCAACCGCGTCGTCTGCATGGACATCGACGAAAAGCGGATCCGCTCGCTGGAACACGGCCAAATCCCCATCTTCGAACCCGGCCTCAAGGAGCTGGTAACGCGGAACGTGAAGGAAGGGCGGCTCCGATTCACCACGGATCTTCGCAAGTCGCTCGATGGCGCGCTCCTCTGTTTCATCGCGGTGGGGACACCGCCCCTCAAGAGCGGCAAGTCGGATTTGTCGGCGATGTTCCGCCTGGCGCGGGACATCGGGAAATATCTGACTCAATACACGATCGTCATCGTGAAGAGCACCGTTCCCGTGGGCACTACGATGAAGGTGAAGCAGATCATTCAGAAATCGGCCCGATCCGATTTCGCCGTCGCCATGAACCCCGAATTTCTCAAAGAGGGCAGCGCCGTCGATGATTTCATGCGGCCGGATCGGGTGGTCGTCGGCGTGGAGCGCGATGACGTGGCCGGCATTCTGAAACGGCTCTACGCGCCTCTGGTCAGAACCGAACATCCCATCATCGTGATGGACATTGCCAGCGCCGAGCTGACGAAGTATGCGGCCAACGCCTACCTGGCCACCCGCATCTCCTACATCAACGAAGTCGCCAACATATGCGAACGCGTGGGGGCGGACATCGAGATGGTACGCAAGGGGATGGGCGGCGATGCCCGCATCGGTTACCAGTTTCTTTTTCCCGGCGTCGGATACGGCGGCTCCTGTTTCCCGAAAGACGTCGATTCGCTCGCGCACTTCGCCAAGGCGGCCGGCTACCGTCCCGACCTTGTGGGTGCTGTCAATTCGGTCAACCGGAGACAGAGACAAATTCTCTTTCAGAAGGTCGTGAGACATTTCAAGGGCTCCGTGGCGGGGAAGACATTCGCCGTGTGGGGTCTCTCCTTCAAACCCAAGACGGACGACGTGCGGGAGGCGCCCTCCATCGACATCATCCGCTTGCTCCTCCAGGCCCGGGCGAAAGTCCGTGTATACGATCCCGTCGCCATGCCGAACACGCAGAAAATATTCGGCCACCGACTGCAATACACGAAGAAGCCCCTTGAAGCCGCCCGAGGAGCGCATGCGCTTCTCATCCTCACCGAATGGCAGGAGTTCCGATCGCCCGATTTCGCCCAGCTCCGCGAGACGATGAAGTCCTGGGCGATTTTCGACGGGCGGAATCTTTTCGACCCGGCCGTGATCCGCAACGAAAAATTCTTCTACTACGCCTTCGGACGTCCGCCGGTGACCGGTTCGCGGGCTTCGAGCTGA
- a CDS encoding SDR family oxidoreductase, with protein sequence MAKGRVVITGGAGFIGSHLCEELIRRDYDVTCIDNLLTGDLANIQPLFGNPKFMFMKMDVTNFIHVPGEVNYILHFASPASPVDYLRHPIPTLKVGALGTHKALGLAKEKRATFFLASTSEIYGDPLVHPQPESYWGNVNPIGPRGVYDEAKRFAEALSMAYHRNHKIDVKIVRIFNTYGPRMRREDGRAVPTFINEALAGQPMTIFGDGKQTRSFCFVTDLVDGILRLLFSDFNGPMNLGNPAEYSIMDLARMIAKLAGVPEKFRNQPLPVDDPKVRRPDISLATQKLGWSPRVPVEEGLKVTIDYFRKSASPSGRPIE encoded by the coding sequence ATGGCGAAGGGTCGGGTCGTCATCACCGGAGGGGCCGGTTTTATTGGCTCCCATCTGTGTGAGGAACTGATCCGGCGCGACTACGACGTCACGTGCATCGACAATCTCCTCACCGGCGATCTGGCCAACATCCAGCCCCTCTTTGGAAATCCGAAGTTCATGTTCATGAAAATGGACGTGACGAACTTCATTCACGTGCCGGGGGAGGTGAACTACATCCTCCATTTTGCCTCGCCGGCTTCGCCGGTCGACTATCTCCGGCACCCCATTCCAACGCTCAAGGTCGGCGCGCTGGGTACGCACAAGGCCCTGGGCCTCGCGAAAGAAAAGAGAGCTACGTTTTTTCTTGCCTCCACCTCCGAGATTTACGGCGATCCGCTCGTGCATCCTCAACCCGAGTCATACTGGGGGAACGTGAACCCGATCGGACCTCGCGGCGTGTACGATGAGGCGAAGCGCTTTGCCGAGGCCCTATCGATGGCCTATCACCGGAACCACAAGATCGACGTCAAGATCGTCCGCATCTTCAATACTTACGGCCCGCGGATGAGGCGGGAGGACGGCCGCGCCGTGCCCACGTTCATCAACGAAGCTCTGGCGGGCCAACCGATGACGATCTTCGGCGACGGAAAGCAGACGCGAAGCTTTTGCTTTGTGACGGACCTGGTGGATGGAATCCTCCGGCTTCTCTTCTCCGATTTCAACGGCCCCATGAACCTCGGCAACCCGGCGGAGTACAGCATTATGGATCTGGCCCGCATGATCGCCAAGCTCGCGGGCGTCCCGGAGAAATTCCGAAACCAGCCGCTGCCGGTGGATGACCCGAAGGTTCGACGCCCGGACATTTCCCTGGCGACGCAGAAGCTGGGGTGGTCCCCCCGCGTGCCCGTCGAGGAGGGCCTGAAGGTCACGATCGACTACTTCCGCAAGAGCGCTTCGCCCTCGGGGCGCCCGATTGAATGA
- the lepA gene encoding elongation factor 4: MPPERIRNFSIIAHIDHGKSTLADRILELTGAVSKREMRAQYLDSMDLERERGITIKATPVRLEYKAKDGQIYRMNLIDTPGHVDFSYEVSRSLACCEGAVLVVDVSQGVEAQTLAHANIAMELGLGLLPVLNKIDLKNADPERACREIEELLGLDTADHVRCSAKEGVGIQDVLESVIRLIPPPKGDRSVPLRALLFDSWFDDFRGVIVVVRVFEGHITPGKTILFMSNQKTYLVEEVGIFAPKPVKADRLDAGDVGYIIAGIREVRDTRVGDTVTEKERPASVPFPGFKALKPMVYAGLYPVDSNDYEDLRDAVEKLRLNDSSFTYEPENSVALGFGFRCGFLGLLHMDVVRERLEREFGLSAEGSLICTAPTPLFEVMKTDGEILRVDNPKKMPDESQIELVQEPIVLATIHVPTPYVGAVLQLCESVRGVQKELKYPTPDRAMVLYDLPLNEIMADFFDRLKSVSKGYASLDYEFKEFQEAEMVKVDMLLNGEPVDALSFIVHKRRAYDEGRDIAERLRKLIPRQQYEVAIQAAIGGKIIARENVKPFRKDVTAKLYGGDITRKMKVLKKQKEGKKRMKMVGRVEVPQEAFLALLRKGQA, encoded by the coding sequence ATCCCTCCCGAGCGGATACGCAACTTCTCCATCATCGCCCACATCGATCACGGGAAGTCCACCTTGGCGGATCGCATCCTGGAACTGACCGGGGCCGTGTCCAAACGCGAAATGCGGGCGCAATACTTGGACAGCATGGACCTCGAGCGCGAACGCGGAATCACGATCAAAGCTACGCCGGTTCGGCTCGAATACAAGGCAAAGGACGGTCAAATCTATCGCATGAATTTGATCGACACGCCCGGCCACGTCGATTTTTCCTACGAAGTGTCCCGCTCGCTTGCCTGCTGCGAAGGGGCGGTGCTCGTGGTGGACGTCTCCCAGGGCGTGGAAGCCCAAACCCTGGCCCACGCGAACATCGCGATGGAGTTGGGCCTGGGTCTGCTCCCGGTTCTGAACAAGATCGATTTGAAAAACGCGGATCCCGAACGGGCGTGCCGCGAGATCGAAGAACTCCTGGGGCTCGACACGGCGGACCACGTGCGTTGCAGCGCAAAAGAGGGGGTGGGCATTCAGGACGTTCTCGAAAGCGTCATCCGGCTGATCCCTCCCCCCAAAGGAGACCGATCCGTTCCGCTCCGCGCGCTCCTGTTCGACAGTTGGTTTGACGATTTCCGCGGCGTGATCGTCGTGGTGCGCGTATTCGAGGGGCACATCACCCCCGGGAAAACGATTCTCTTCATGTCCAATCAGAAAACCTACTTGGTCGAGGAGGTGGGCATCTTCGCTCCAAAGCCGGTAAAGGCCGACCGGCTTGACGCCGGAGATGTGGGCTACATCATCGCCGGGATTCGGGAGGTGCGCGACACGAGAGTGGGCGACACGGTGACCGAGAAGGAACGCCCGGCCTCGGTGCCTTTCCCGGGATTCAAAGCCCTGAAACCGATGGTGTACGCAGGCTTGTACCCCGTGGACTCGAACGACTATGAAGACCTGCGCGATGCCGTGGAGAAACTGCGGCTGAACGATTCCTCGTTCACCTACGAGCCGGAAAATTCGGTGGCGCTCGGATTCGGCTTCCGCTGCGGATTCCTCGGGCTGCTCCACATGGACGTGGTTCGGGAGCGGCTTGAACGCGAGTTTGGACTCTCCGCCGAAGGATCGCTCATCTGCACCGCGCCGACGCCCCTCTTTGAAGTGATGAAGACCGATGGGGAGATCCTCCGCGTGGACAATCCGAAGAAGATGCCGGACGAGAGCCAGATCGAGCTCGTTCAGGAGCCGATCGTGCTGGCCACGATTCACGTGCCGACGCCGTACGTGGGTGCCGTACTTCAGCTCTGCGAATCGGTGCGCGGCGTTCAGAAAGAGCTCAAGTATCCCACACCCGACCGCGCCATGGTCCTCTACGACTTGCCTTTGAATGAAATCATGGCAGACTTCTTCGACCGGCTGAAGTCGGTGTCGAAGGGATACGCTTCGCTGGACTATGAATTCAAGGAATTTCAGGAAGCGGAGATGGTGAAAGTGGACATGCTGCTGAACGGCGAGCCCGTCGATGCCCTTTCGTTCATCGTGCACAAGCGGCGGGCCTACGATGAGGGGCGGGACATCGCGGAGCGCCTGCGAAAGCTGATTCCTCGCCAGCAATACGAGGTGGCAATTCAGGCGGCGATCGGCGGCAAGATCATCGCCCGGGAGAACGTGAAGCCGTTCCGGAAGGACGTGACGGCGAAATTGTACGGCGGCGATATAACGAGAAAAATGAAAGTCTTGAAGAAACAGAAGGAAGGCAAGAAACGGATGAAGATGGTCGGCCGCGTCGAGGTTCCCCAGGAGGCCTTTCTGGCGCTGCTGAGGAAAGGTCAGGCGTAA
- the lepB gene encoding signal peptidase I: MRKKSVFREYLESFAFAVVVALLIRTFIVQPFKIPSSSMVPTLLVGDHILVNKFLYGTKLPFSPARFLRWREPSRGDVVVFKYPKDHSVDFIKRLVGLPGERLDICPKRILLDGTPLNDGWGHYELDEGGFLLEGTFAAADCVPLVVPSKGMGVEYTASQVRVNQEALSDQGSRFVREAIAVEETDAGTAVVTEDHYFMMGDNRNNSRDSRAWGFVKNREVEGKAFLIYWSWDKEKKRVRWDRIGNRIR, translated from the coding sequence ATGCGGAAGAAATCGGTCTTTCGGGAGTACTTGGAGTCGTTCGCTTTTGCGGTGGTGGTGGCCCTGCTCATCCGCACATTCATCGTCCAGCCTTTCAAGATCCCGTCTTCCTCCATGGTCCCGACACTCCTCGTTGGAGACCACATTCTCGTGAACAAATTCCTCTATGGAACGAAACTTCCATTCAGCCCGGCGCGCTTCCTCCGGTGGAGGGAACCCTCGCGCGGCGACGTGGTCGTGTTCAAGTACCCCAAGGACCACAGTGTCGATTTCATCAAGCGATTGGTGGGCCTCCCGGGCGAGCGATTGGATATCTGCCCCAAGAGAATTCTGTTGGATGGCACTCCGCTGAATGATGGCTGGGGGCACTACGAACTGGATGAAGGCGGATTTCTCCTGGAAGGGACCTTTGCGGCGGCCGACTGCGTGCCCCTTGTGGTTCCATCGAAGGGCATGGGTGTCGAGTACACCGCCTCGCAGGTGCGCGTCAATCAAGAGGCCCTTAGCGACCAGGGGAGCCGTTTCGTGCGAGAGGCGATCGCGGTGGAGGAAACGGATGCGGGAACGGCGGTCGTGACGGAAGATCATTACTTCATGATGGGAGACAACCGAAACAACTCGCGCGACAGCCGCGCGTGGGGCTTCGTGAAAAACCGGGAAGTCGAGGGAAAGGCTTTTCTCATTTACTGGTCCTGGGACAAGGAGAAAAAACGCGTCCGCTGGGACCGTATCGGCAACCGGATCCGGTAG
- a CDS encoding AbiV family abortive infection protein → MSGKKLTQHRGELSLAMIAEGINAARANARRLLDDAKTLQDAGRTHSAVALAILSIEESGKISILRQMVLCESETEWRHAWKDYRSHTSKNTAWILGELAAKGYWGQGFTCHIVAVGTAWNGRMGTGA, encoded by the coding sequence ATGAGCGGCAAGAAATTGACTCAGCACCGCGGAGAACTCTCCCTTGCGATGATCGCGGAGGGAATAAACGCAGCTCGCGCAAATGCAAGGCGCCTGCTTGATGATGCGAAGACTCTGCAAGATGCGGGTCGAACGCACAGCGCTGTGGCACTCGCCATCCTTAGCATAGAAGAGTCAGGGAAGATCTCGATCCTCCGGCAGATGGTGTTATGCGAGAGCGAAACAGAATGGCGGCACGCGTGGAAGGACTATCGTAGCCACACAAGTAAGAACACGGCGTGGATCCTCGGCGAGCTTGCCGCAAAGGGATATTGGGGTCAAGGCTTTACTTGCCACATAGTGGCCGTTGGAACCGCTTGGAACGGGCGCATGGGCACCGGCGCATAA
- a CDS encoding putative toxin-antitoxin system toxin component, PIN family — protein sequence MVASGQSRNRFAILAPPRLAGQGRAPGRSPATRSRVFLDTNVLFSAFATLGVCHRLLAHAALRTFQSVVSPQVLDELKEHLPKVGHAGPEADARIANIRRFCEVVDAEGDPPRVCRDPDDDAILAAAVKARVDILVTGDKDLLVLGTHEGIEIVTPAELLIRTEQVGTR from the coding sequence TTGGTGGCATCCGGCCAGTCGCGGAACCGCTTTGCCATCTTGGCGCCGCCCCGCTTGGCCGGGCAAGGTCGAGCACCGGGGCGCTCACCGGCCACACGCAGCCGGGTTTTCCTCGATACCAATGTGCTCTTTTCAGCCTTTGCGACACTGGGGGTCTGCCACCGTCTGCTGGCGCATGCGGCCTTGCGAACGTTCCAAAGTGTGGTGAGCCCGCAGGTGCTCGATGAACTCAAGGAGCATCTGCCCAAGGTCGGGCACGCGGGGCCGGAGGCCGACGCGCGCATCGCGAACATCCGCAGATTTTGTGAGGTCGTTGACGCTGAGGGCGACCCCCCGCGGGTTTGTCGTGATCCGGACGACGATGCGATCCTGGCCGCCGCTGTTAAGGCGAGGGTGGATATACTGGTGACGGGCGACAAGGATCTGCTTGTCCTGGGGACGCACGAAGGGATCGAGATCGTTACCCCCGCCGAACTGCTTATCCGAACCGAGCAAGTTGGGACCCGCTGA
- a CDS encoding ribbon-helix-helix protein, CopG family, with product MEAAITVRLPKDLVRQLSAVARKRRLPRSAIVREALQRQLALQEFEELAAETRKRAAARGIVSEEQIFDMVS from the coding sequence ATGGAAGCCGCGATTACCGTTCGCCTCCCCAAAGACCTTGTCCGACAACTCTCCGCCGTCGCCAGGAAGCGGAGGCTCCCACGGAGCGCCATTGTCCGGGAAGCTCTCCAACGACAGCTGGCTCTCCAGGAGTTCGAGGAGCTGGCTGCTGAAACGCGCAAGAGGGCCGCGGCCCGCGGGATCGTCTCGGAAGAGCAGATCTTCGACATGGTTTCCTGA
- a CDS encoding AbrB/MazE/SpoVT family DNA-binding domain-containing protein yields the protein MPIAQSRLTAQGQISVPAEVRRKLGVGPGSILEWDEAGEKILVRRSGRYTSEDIHRQIFAGSAPRRRSTAEIKEGIRRHIRKRHAGG from the coding sequence ATGCCCATCGCGCAATCCAGGCTGACCGCCCAGGGGCAGATCTCGGTGCCCGCGGAGGTGAGGCGGAAACTCGGGGTCGGACCCGGCTCGATCCTGGAATGGGACGAAGCGGGCGAGAAAATCCTGGTCCGGCGGTCGGGGCGGTACACCTCGGAAGACATCCATCGGCAGATTTTCGCCGGGAGCGCGCCGCGGCGTCGGAGCACCGCAGAGATCAAGGAAGGCATCCGCCGGCACATTCGGAAGAGACATGCGGGCGGTTGA
- a CDS encoding PIN domain-containing protein, whose protein sequence is MRAVDTNVLVRLVTRDDPEQVAAAESFVERGAWVSHLVLVELLWVLESVYGIGPRERAMTVEMLLHHDRLTIEGPNVVSAALAVFRRKPSLGFSDCLVLETARTAGHLPLGTFDRALGRMDGAQRLA, encoded by the coding sequence ATGCGGGCGGTTGACACGAATGTTCTCGTCCGACTGGTGACCCGGGACGATCCGGAGCAAGTGGCCGCCGCGGAGTCGTTCGTGGAGCGCGGCGCTTGGGTCTCCCATCTTGTCTTGGTGGAGCTGTTGTGGGTGCTGGAATCTGTGTATGGGATTGGGCCGCGTGAACGCGCTATGACCGTGGAAATGCTACTCCATCACGACCGGTTGACGATCGAGGGTCCGAACGTGGTTTCCGCGGCGCTTGCGGTCTTTCGACGCAAGCCATCCCTGGGCTTTTCGGACTGCCTGGTGCTGGAGACCGCCCGAACAGCCGGGCACCTGCCCCTGGGAACCTTCGATCGCGCGCTCGGGAGAATGGACGGGGCTCAGCGACTGGCGTAA